A region from the Triticum urartu cultivar G1812 chromosome 1, Tu2.1, whole genome shotgun sequence genome encodes:
- the LOC125532851 gene encoding valine--tRNA ligase, mitochondrial 1-like — protein MEEPLDEKDLERKLKKEQKAKSKEEKKLKAKQKEEARLQVQAASDGAKKSEKKQKKKGVTDENPEDLVDPDTPTGQKKLLASQMAKQYSPSAVEKSWYPWWESSQYFVADAASSKPPFVIVLPPPNVTGALHIGHAITVAIEDAMIRWRRMSGYNALWIPGMDHAGIATQVVVEKKIMRERKLSRHDLGRDKFLSELHNWKDQYGGTILRQLRTLGASLDWSRECSTMDEQRSGAITETFVRLYKEGLIYRDIRLVNWDCTLRTAISDIEVDRVDLKAETFLEVPGYSNPVQFGVLTSFAYPLEEGLGEIIVATTRIETMLGDTAIAVHSQDERYKHLHGKYAVHPFNGRKLEIICADDLVKATFGTGAVKITPAHDSKDFEVGKQHNLDFINIFTDDGNINENGGPQFEGMPRFTARAAVIDALKEKGLYRGMENNEMELGRCSRTNDIVEPMIKPQWFVNCNTMAKAALDAVKSKEIEIIPPQYEQDWYRYILFALL, from the exons ATGGAGGAG CCGCTTGATGAGAAGGATTTGGAAAGGAAGCTGAAGAAAGAGCAGAAG GCGAAATCGAAGGaggagaagaagctcaaggcaAAGCAGAAGGAGGAGGCCAGACTACAG GTCCAAGCAGCATCCGATGGAGCCAAGAAGAGTGAgaagaagcaaaagaagaaaGGTGTCACGGATGAGAATCCCGAGGATCTCGTTGATCCGGATACTCCCACTGGACAGAAGAAACTGCTTGCTTCTCAAATGGCCAAACAATATAGCCCGTCCGCTGTCGAGAAATC ATGGTATCCTTGGTGGGAGTCATCACAGTATTTTGTAGCAGATGCCGCAAGCTCAAAGCCACCTTTTGTAATA GTCCTGCCACCCCCAAATGTGACAGGAGCCCTTCACATAGGCCATGCAATTACAGTGGCAATTGAG GATGCTATGATCCGCTGGCGGAGGATGTCAGGCTACAATGCTTTGTGGATTCCTGGAATGGATCATGCTGGCATAGCTACACAG GTCGTTGTGGAAAAGAAGATCATGCGTGAGAGGAAGCTGTCAAGGCATGATCTAGGGCGTGATAAATTTCTATCTGAG CTCCACAACTGGAAAGATCAGTATGGTGGCACCATACTGAGACAACTGCGTACGCTTGGAGCCTCGCTTGACTGGTCGCGCGAA TGTTCTACAATGGATGAGCAGAGATCAGGAGCTATAACAGAAACATTTGTTAGGCTATACAAGGAAGGTTTGATATATAG GGATATTCGTCTCGTGAACTGGGATTGCACGCTCCGTACAGCAATTTCTGATATCGAG GTTGACCGTGTTGATCTCAAGGCAGAGACTTTCTTAGAGGTCCCTGGTTATAGCAACCCAGTTCAGTTTGGTGTTTTGACATCTTTTGCCTACCCTCTAGAAGAAGGATTGGGTGAAATTATCGTTGCAACAACTAGAATAGAAACTATGCTCGGTGATACCGCTATAGCTGTTCATTCTCAGGATGAAAGATATAAGCATCTGCATGGAAAATATGCCGTGCATCCGTTTAATGGCCGAAAACTTGAAATAATTTGCGCCGATGACTTGGTGAAAGCCACTTTTGGTACTGGCGCTGTCAAG ATCACGCCAGCTCATGATAGCAAGGACTTCGAGGTTGGGAAACAGCATAACCTGGACTTCATCAATATTTTCACTGATGACGGGAACATAAATGAAAATGGAGGTCCACAATTTGAAGGAATGCCACGTTTCACCGCTCGAGCTGCTGTTATTGATGCACTAAAGGAAAAG GGTCTATACAGAGGCATGGAAAATAATGAGATGGAATTAGGTCGTTGTTCAAGAACTAATGATATCGTCGAGCCAATGATCAAGCCCCAATGGTTTGTTAATTGTAATACCATGGCAAAGGCAGCTCTTGATGCTGTGAAATCCAAAGAGATAGAGATCATTCCACCACAATATGAGCAAGACTGGTACAGGTACATCCTATTTGCTTTACTTTAG